The Blastomonas fulva genome contains a region encoding:
- a CDS encoding sodium:solute symporter family protein gives MILALTLAVVLGTMAGALLSARRHAKAKTLADWAVGGRRFGVLVFWFLNAGEIYTTFAVLGISGFAWAHGAPAYLALTSVSLSATIGYWLMPNIWNAGRRFALVTQADFFASHYNATWLGVVVGIAGIAALVVYVQIQIVALSLIVRLTLGPEVSTIAAALIAAVVMLAFVYFAGLRSAAFAAGVKDVLMVVIVISLCITVASKVGATSMLDVYRLAQDQYPGIGRLPGLQPEAGLSTIWLMTAALNVALGNWILPHLFQLCFSAGTEATIRRNAIWQPLYSLSYFFIILLGLAALLAGTQPEGGDTNAVLLQFVSDRYPPWAIGIFAGTACLLALVPGSVLLLTAGSIFSRNILLPMMPSLSDRASLLASRMSMIVFAAIAVWLTLGGSRSLVEIGLSAYAAIGMLAPGVYFAFLWPRVHAWGVLAGIVVGYAALLLPQAQTLWSALLPEWDHGLVAMAINAVVTAAVCLVWPRRVALAAQPA, from the coding sequence ATGATCCTCGCGCTGACCTTGGCGGTGGTGCTGGGAACGATGGCGGGCGCGCTGCTTTCGGCGCGGCGGCATGCCAAGGCCAAGACGCTGGCCGACTGGGCAGTAGGCGGGCGCCGCTTTGGCGTGCTGGTGTTCTGGTTCCTGAACGCGGGCGAGATCTACACGACCTTTGCTGTGCTGGGCATATCGGGCTTCGCCTGGGCGCATGGAGCGCCGGCCTATCTTGCGCTGACCTCGGTCTCGCTGTCGGCGACCATCGGCTATTGGCTGATGCCCAACATCTGGAACGCTGGCCGCAGGTTTGCCCTGGTGACCCAGGCGGATTTCTTTGCCAGCCATTACAACGCAACCTGGCTCGGCGTGGTCGTCGGCATCGCCGGGATCGCCGCGCTGGTCGTCTATGTCCAGATCCAGATCGTCGCGCTCAGCCTGATCGTGCGCCTCACTTTGGGGCCAGAGGTCTCGACCATCGCAGCAGCGTTGATCGCCGCGGTGGTGATGCTGGCCTTCGTCTATTTCGCAGGCCTGAGATCCGCTGCGTTTGCCGCCGGGGTCAAGGACGTGCTGATGGTGGTGATCGTGATTTCCCTGTGCATTACCGTTGCCTCAAAGGTCGGTGCCACCTCGATGCTCGATGTCTACCGCCTGGCGCAGGATCAGTATCCCGGCATCGGCCGATTGCCCGGATTGCAGCCCGAGGCCGGTCTCTCGACCATCTGGCTGATGACCGCCGCGCTCAATGTTGCGCTGGGCAACTGGATTTTGCCGCACCTGTTTCAATTGTGTTTTTCCGCCGGGACAGAGGCAACCATCCGGCGCAACGCGATCTGGCAGCCGCTGTATTCCCTGTCCTATTTCTTCATCATCCTGCTGGGGCTGGCCGCGCTGCTTGCAGGCACCCAGCCCGAGGGCGGCGATACCAATGCGGTGCTGCTGCAGTTCGTGTCGGACCGGTACCCGCCCTGGGCGATCGGCATCTTTGCGGGCACCGCGTGCCTGCTCGCGCTGGTTCCGGGATCGGTGCTGCTGCTCACCGCGGGATCGATTTTCAGCCGCAACATCCTGCTGCCGATGATGCCAAGCCTGTCCGACCGCGCCTCGCTGCTCGCCTCGCGGATGTCGATGATCGTGTTTGCCGCGATCGCGGTGTGGCTCACTTTGGGGGGGTCGCGATCACTGGTCGAGATCGGACTATCAGCGTATGCCGCGATCGGCATGCTCGCGCCGGGTGTGTATTTCGCCTTCCTCTGGCCGCGCGTGCATGCCTGGGGCGTGCTGGCGGGGATCGTGGTCGGCTATGCCGCGCTGCTGTTGCCGCAGGCACAGACGCTGTGGAGTGCGCTGCTGCCCGAATGGGATCATGGGCTGGTGGCGATGGCCATCAACGCTGTGGTGACCGCAGCCGTCTGCCTTGTCTGGCCGCGACGCGTAGCGCTTGCAGCGCAGCCTGCCTGA
- a CDS encoding amidohydrolase family protein, whose protein sequence is MNRPHVLAAFAASLGLAATPVAAQPRADAPVMTALVGGSVVDIDSGASIRDAVVLIEGEKIVRVGPSASIAVPPSAKVVRMDAKWLVPGLMNMHVHFGLKLPGAEGAELMNEKDGEQILRMAANAHRTLLAGVTTVRLTAEDRGLDFMLKRAIGKGQAIGPRIESAGELIVPTGGHGSLEADGPAELSKAARLQIKAGASWIKIAISGGISDTHGDISAAPMTDSELSTIIEVAHRNGVKVTAHNGSSEAAMQALKFGVNCFEHGYHLNDQVLTEMKKQGTWLVPTIVVSQPGAYEFYRKIGSPEWYLERVASTGKDHWAVLQKAIRMGVNVALGTDQFPFEPNGGTTATVAEAELYHKAGMTHLQALQAATIRPAAMLGVDKVVGRITAGQYADIVAVAADPTKDISALRTLDFVMKGGVIYRNDTAPETIAH, encoded by the coding sequence ATGAATCGACCGCATGTCTTGGCTGCCTTTGCCGCAAGTCTGGGGCTGGCCGCCACTCCGGTTGCAGCCCAGCCGCGGGCCGATGCGCCCGTGATGACCGCGCTGGTCGGCGGCTCGGTGGTCGACATCGACAGCGGTGCATCGATCCGCGATGCGGTGGTGCTGATCGAGGGCGAGAAGATCGTGCGCGTCGGCCCGTCCGCGAGCATCGCGGTGCCGCCGTCCGCCAAGGTCGTGCGGATGGACGCCAAGTGGCTGGTGCCGGGTCTGATGAACATGCACGTCCATTTCGGGCTGAAGCTACCCGGTGCCGAGGGTGCCGAGCTGATGAACGAGAAGGATGGCGAACAGATCCTGCGGATGGCGGCGAACGCGCACCGCACTTTGCTCGCCGGGGTGACCACGGTGCGCCTGACGGCCGAGGACCGCGGGCTCGACTTCATGCTCAAGCGCGCCATCGGCAAGGGGCAGGCGATCGGGCCGAGGATCGAATCGGCAGGTGAGCTGATCGTGCCCACGGGCGGTCATGGCTCGCTCGAGGCCGACGGCCCCGCCGAGCTGAGCAAGGCGGCGAGGCTGCAGATCAAGGCCGGCGCCAGCTGGATCAAGATCGCGATTTCGGGCGGCATATCGGACACCCATGGCGATATCTCCGCCGCGCCGATGACCGATTCAGAGCTCTCGACGATCATCGAGGTCGCGCATCGCAACGGCGTCAAGGTGACCGCGCACAACGGCTCATCCGAGGCGGCGATGCAGGCGCTCAAGTTCGGAGTGAACTGCTTCGAGCATGGCTATCACCTCAACGATCAGGTTCTCACCGAGATGAAGAAACAGGGGACATGGCTGGTCCCGACCATCGTGGTCAGCCAGCCCGGTGCCTATGAGTTCTATCGCAAGATCGGTTCGCCCGAATGGTATCTGGAACGGGTCGCATCGACCGGCAAGGACCATTGGGCGGTGCTGCAAAAGGCGATCCGCATGGGGGTCAACGTCGCGCTGGGGACTGATCAGTTCCCGTTCGAGCCCAATGGCGGCACCACCGCCACGGTGGCCGAGGCCGAGCTCTACCACAAGGCAGGCATGACGCATCTGCAGGCGCTGCAGGCAGCCACCATCCGTCCGGCGGCGATGCTGGGTGTCGACAAGGTCGTCGGGCGCATCACCGCCGGCCAATATGCAGATATCGTCGCGGTCGCAGCCGATCCCACCAAGGACATTTCGGCGCTGCGCACGCTCGACTTCGTGATGAAGGGCGGGGTGATCTATCGCAACGATACCGCGCCTGAAACCATCGCGCACTGA
- a CDS encoding LysR family transcriptional regulator: protein MWDNALHYFYEAANLGSMRLASDKIGVATSSISRQIAQLESEMGIALIERGRRSIRLTEAGQLAFDYHKNQMADREALLNRIQELREVKSGRIDLAIGEGFFGPSFTALIESFQRRNPGISITVTSCASSEIIRMVLDDEAHIGMILHTTSEPKIRTRSTVEQPLMVLCAPNHPAAAMEALTIADLGRFDLCLPPQGFRIRSTLNHAEKRAQVWLEPRLVTTSIQMMREIAKAGRALTVLPRISALAELDEGSLVARPLLDDAIEHSTVSLIHRLGRQLEGAPARLMGVLETRLKSWS from the coding sequence ATGTGGGACAATGCGCTGCACTATTTTTACGAGGCCGCAAACCTCGGCTCGATGCGTCTGGCGAGCGACAAGATCGGGGTCGCCACCTCATCGATCAGCCGCCAGATCGCGCAGCTGGAAAGCGAGATGGGTATCGCGCTGATCGAGCGTGGCCGTCGCTCGATCCGGCTGACCGAGGCGGGGCAGCTGGCGTTCGATTATCACAAGAACCAGATGGCCGACCGGGAGGCGCTGCTCAACCGCATCCAGGAACTGCGCGAGGTCAAGTCCGGACGGATTGATCTGGCGATCGGCGAGGGGTTCTTCGGACCCTCGTTCACCGCGCTGATCGAGAGCTTCCAGCGGCGCAATCCGGGGATATCGATCACCGTCACCAGCTGTGCCAGCTCCGAGATCATCCGCATGGTGCTCGACGACGAGGCGCATATCGGCATGATTCTGCACACGACGAGCGAACCCAAGATCCGCACGCGCAGCACGGTGGAACAACCGCTGATGGTGCTGTGCGCGCCCAATCATCCTGCGGCTGCGATGGAGGCGCTGACCATCGCCGATCTCGGCCGCTTCGATCTGTGCCTGCCGCCGCAGGGGTTCCGCATCCGCAGCACCTTGAACCACGCCGAAAAGCGCGCGCAGGTGTGGCTTGAGCCGCGGTTGGTCACCACATCGATCCAGATGATGCGCGAGATCGCCAAGGCCGGGCGCGCGCTGACCGTGCTGCCGCGAATTTCCGCGCTGGCCGAGCTCGACGAAGGCAGTCTGGTCGCGCGGCCGTTGCTCGACGACGCCATCGAGCACAGCACGGTGAGCCTGATCCACCGGCTGGGCCGCCAGCTCGAGGGCGCGCCCGCGCGGTTGATGGGGGTGCTGGAGACGCGGCTGAAGAGCTGGAGCTGA
- a CDS encoding dihydrodipicolinate synthase family protein: MNKRSRASWQGYIPAITTPFDVDRNLDLSALGTLLEWLHSEGMHGLLIAGTTGEWPSMSPEECKTLFSAAGNQLGGKLPLLAGCTAFTAERVLDLADHAADSGFDGIVVTPPPYYRPLPDEIFGFYRDISARSRLPICVYNWPPGTGIDMPLDLLKRIAGLDNVVAIKQSTSDLRKFLDTFFALKDELRIFGHAMDEHGLALLESRGGDGTMGAGGVLGRIHADFYNHLWAGDIAAARECGRKDRLILDAWYTPELVGRFGSGPAILKAALNVQGLPGGYVRPPLQDVSAQDVERIRETLATLGRI; this comes from the coding sequence ATGAACAAAAGATCGCGCGCCAGTTGGCAGGGATATATCCCGGCGATCACCACACCGTTCGATGTGGATCGCAATCTCGATCTCTCCGCGTTGGGCACGCTGCTCGAATGGCTCCACAGTGAAGGGATGCACGGGCTCCTCATCGCCGGGACGACCGGCGAATGGCCCAGCATGTCGCCCGAGGAATGCAAGACGCTGTTCTCGGCGGCAGGCAACCAGCTCGGCGGCAAGCTGCCGCTGCTCGCCGGGTGCACCGCGTTCACCGCCGAGCGAGTGCTGGACCTCGCCGATCACGCCGCAGATAGCGGCTTTGACGGCATCGTGGTGACACCACCGCCGTATTACCGGCCGCTTCCCGACGAGATCTTCGGCTTCTATCGCGACATTTCGGCACGGAGCCGGCTGCCGATCTGCGTGTACAACTGGCCCCCGGGCACCGGCATCGACATGCCGCTCGACCTGCTCAAGCGCATCGCCGGGCTCGACAATGTCGTCGCGATCAAGCAATCTACCAGCGACCTGCGCAAGTTCCTCGACACCTTCTTCGCGCTCAAGGACGAATTGCGCATCTTCGGCCATGCGATGGACGAGCATGGTCTGGCGCTGCTCGAATCGCGCGGCGGCGACGGCACGATGGGCGCCGGCGGCGTGCTGGGGCGGATCCATGCCGATTTCTACAATCATCTGTGGGCAGGCGATATTGCCGCTGCGCGCGAGTGCGGCCGCAAGGACCGGCTGATCCTCGATGCGTGGTACACGCCCGAACTGGTCGGGCGGTTCGGGTCCGGGCCTGCCATCCTCAAGGCTGCGCTCAACGTCCAGGGCCTCCCCGGCGGCTATGTCCGCCCGCCGCTGCAGGACGTATCCGCGCAGGATGTCGAACGAATCCGGGAGACATTGGCCACGCTCGGGCGCATCTAG
- a CDS encoding amidohydrolase family protein, producing MKYPLLAFTALCATLASPASAETIALVGGTVVDLAGKAPIRDAVVVIEDERIQAIGPRASTSVPSGARVIPMEGRWLIPGLMNMHVHLALNLPGASRIYNETPDSMVLRSLDNAQKSLHSGVTTIRLTGSDAGVDFTLKRAIDAGMFDGPRIHTAGSSIVATGGHGKTEVNGPAEFSRAVREQVRAGATWIKLGISGGISDTHGDIGASPFTDAELTTAIEVAHRNGVKVTGHTGSPIASEVAIDAGIDAFEHGYFLTPPVLKKMKQKGVWFIPTIVVSQSGAKEFYRKIGSPPWYLDRVDSVGKAHIQSLRDAIAAGVSIALGTDQYPWEPNEGTTATVREAEIYVDAGMTPAQALRAATIEPARMLGVDNEVGVLKAGYYADIVALDADPTADIAALRTIGFVMKGGKVIRDDRQR from the coding sequence ATGAAATATCCTCTGCTCGCCTTCACCGCCTTGTGTGCCACGCTTGCCTCGCCTGCCTCTGCGGAGACGATTGCGCTGGTCGGCGGCACGGTCGTCGATCTCGCCGGCAAGGCGCCGATCCGCGATGCGGTGGTGGTGATCGAGGATGAGCGCATCCAGGCGATCGGGCCGCGCGCTTCGACCAGCGTGCCATCCGGCGCCAGGGTGATCCCGATGGAAGGCCGCTGGCTGATCCCCGGGCTGATGAACATGCATGTCCACCTCGCGCTCAACCTTCCGGGGGCATCGCGGATCTACAACGAAACCCCCGATTCAATGGTGCTGCGCTCGCTCGACAACGCGCAGAAGTCGCTGCACTCGGGGGTCACCACCATCCGCCTGACCGGATCGGACGCGGGGGTCGATTTCACGCTCAAGCGCGCGATCGATGCCGGGATGTTCGATGGCCCGCGCATCCACACAGCAGGATCTTCGATCGTCGCCACCGGCGGGCATGGCAAGACCGAGGTCAACGGCCCGGCCGAGTTCTCGCGCGCCGTCCGCGAGCAGGTGAGGGCCGGGGCCACCTGGATCAAGCTGGGCATATCGGGGGGCATTTCCGACACGCATGGCGATATCGGGGCATCCCCCTTTACCGATGCCGAGCTGACCACTGCGATCGAGGTCGCGCATCGCAACGGGGTCAAGGTCACCGGCCATACCGGCTCGCCGATCGCGTCCGAGGTCGCGATCGATGCAGGGATCGACGCGTTCGAGCATGGCTATTTCCTGACCCCGCCGGTGCTCAAGAAGATGAAGCAGAAGGGGGTGTGGTTCATCCCGACGATCGTCGTGTCGCAGAGCGGCGCCAAGGAATTCTACCGCAAGATCGGCTCGCCGCCCTGGTATCTCGACCGGGTGGATTCGGTCGGCAAGGCGCATATCCAGTCGCTGCGCGATGCGATTGCCGCAGGCGTCAGCATCGCGCTGGGGACGGACCAATATCCTTGGGAGCCCAATGAAGGCACTACGGCGACGGTGCGCGAGGCGGAGATCTATGTCGATGCCGGTATGACACCCGCACAGGCGCTGCGTGCAGCCACGATCGAGCCTGCAAGGATGCTGGGCGTCGACAACGAAGTCGGTGTGCTCAAGGCCGGCTATTATGCCGACATCGTCGCACTTGATGCCGACCCCACCGCCGACATCGCCGCGCTGCGCACCATCGGGTTCGTGATGAAGGGCGGCAAGGTGATTCGCGATGATCGCCAGCGTTGA
- a CDS encoding (2Fe-2S)-binding protein, with the protein MSAERITQDVERGEPIAILVDGQPVACFAGETVATAMLAGGLDAFRTDQRGRPRGLLCNMGSCYECLVTDLATGRRVRACLAPAADGMEVSTRG; encoded by the coding sequence ATGAGCGCCGAGCGGATCACGCAGGATGTCGAGCGCGGCGAGCCGATCGCGATCCTGGTCGACGGCCAGCCGGTCGCGTGCTTTGCCGGCGAGACGGTGGCGACCGCAATGCTCGCGGGCGGGCTCGATGCCTTCCGCACCGACCAGCGTGGCCGCCCGCGCGGGCTGCTGTGCAACATGGGCAGCTGCTACGAATGCCTGGTGACCGATCTCGCCACCGGCCGCCGGGTGCGCGCCTGCCTTGCGCCTGCAGCAGACGGCATGGAGGTCTCCACCCGTGGCTGA
- a CDS encoding NAD(P)/FAD-dependent oxidoreductase: MERADVAIIGGGLVGCATAWQLARKGASVVLVEAGDINAGASGQNAGSLHFQIERRFLENGDALAEQGAQIVALSRHAVIDWRTIEQELGADLHVAMHGGLMVAETAEQVALLETKAARESREGLAVRTLDGDEARAIAPYLSPGILAANFSADEGHADPRAITPALAEAIKREGATVRTGTRVQTIAREGGRFVIRGHGLALSADQLLVAAGAWSADICALINIHMPIYPVALLMNATERVPPMVPHLVQHVGRRLSLKQTHAGNLLIGGGWPSRLAQTSNGGFDLSARAQMIPESLIGNLLAARDVVPGVTRLNLIRSWTGVTAITSDQLPIVGPVPRMPGLWVAAGGSAFTLGLTFARLMADAMMGGDADELSLLSPARFEHLNGFMG; encoded by the coding sequence ATGGAGCGGGCGGACGTAGCAATCATCGGAGGCGGGCTGGTCGGCTGTGCGACGGCCTGGCAGCTCGCGCGCAAGGGCGCCTCGGTGGTGCTGGTCGAGGCCGGTGACATCAATGCGGGCGCCTCGGGCCAGAACGCCGGGTCGCTGCATTTCCAGATTGAGCGCCGCTTTCTCGAAAACGGCGACGCCCTTGCCGAGCAGGGCGCGCAGATCGTCGCGCTCAGCCGCCACGCGGTCATCGACTGGCGGACGATCGAGCAGGAGCTTGGTGCCGATCTGCATGTCGCGATGCACGGCGGGCTGATGGTCGCCGAAACCGCCGAACAGGTCGCGCTGCTCGAGACCAAGGCCGCGCGCGAAAGCCGTGAGGGTTTGGCGGTGCGCACGCTGGATGGCGACGAGGCGCGCGCGATCGCCCCCTATCTCTCGCCCGGCATTCTGGCGGCGAACTTCTCGGCCGATGAGGGGCATGCCGATCCGCGTGCGATCACGCCCGCGCTCGCCGAAGCGATCAAGCGCGAAGGGGCCACGGTTCGCACGGGTACCCGCGTCCAGACGATCGCGCGCGAGGGCGGAAGGTTCGTCATCCGAGGCCACGGGCTTGCCCTGTCCGCCGACCAGCTGCTGGTGGCGGCAGGCGCGTGGAGCGCGGATATCTGCGCGCTGATCAACATTCACATGCCGATCTATCCGGTGGCGCTGCTGATGAACGCCACCGAGCGCGTTCCACCGATGGTGCCGCATCTGGTGCAGCATGTCGGGCGCCGGCTGTCGCTCAAGCAGACACACGCGGGCAATCTGCTGATCGGTGGCGGCTGGCCCTCGCGGCTCGCGCAGACCAGCAACGGCGGGTTCGACCTTTCGGCCAGGGCACAGATGATCCCGGAGTCGCTGATCGGCAATCTGCTGGCGGCGCGCGACGTGGTGCCAGGCGTCACCCGGCTCAACCTGATCCGCAGCTGGACCGGGGTCACCGCTATCACATCCGACCAGCTGCCGATCGTCGGCCCGGTGCCGCGCATGCCCGGGTTGTGGGTCGCGGCAGGGGGATCGGCGTTCACGCTCGGTCTCACCTTTGCGCGGCTGATGGCCGATGCGATGATGGGAGGAGACGCAGACGAGCTGTCGCTGCTTTCTCCGGCAAGGTTCGAGCATTTGAACGGATTCATGGGATGA
- a CDS encoding DUF3311 domain-containing protein has product MAPASPAVSRRHRWLLLIPFLWQIGGIPLVNDIAWRPFSLPFPMVWQMAGIVITSLVIAFIFSIDSKHPEFEGPDDDTPATGEAA; this is encoded by the coding sequence ATGGCGCCTGCTTCCCCGGCGGTTTCACGCCGCCATCGCTGGCTGCTGCTGATCCCGTTCCTCTGGCAGATCGGCGGCATTCCGCTGGTCAACGACATCGCCTGGCGACCGTTCTCGCTGCCCTTCCCGATGGTGTGGCAAATGGCGGGGATCGTGATCACGTCGCTGGTCATCGCCTTCATCTTCTCGATCGACAGCAAGCACCCCGAGTTCGAGGGCCCGGATGATGACACCCCGGCCACGGGAGAAGCCGCATGA
- a CDS encoding DUF885 domain-containing protein: MHSPSFQLSRRTLIGAMAASTLTPLPAMAQGSSASQALRALLERSEAADAALNPLRAARTGKSAGALFVDPLGDDYAKALRANKVVALADLKAIDRTGLPAADRIAYDVFDYQTRQTLTLFDSGLFEVQRMAPLNPSFGLHIEFPDFLSSGAAPFATPADYDAALVRIDGFVGYMDSTIARLKQGRAQGYLQPKVIVANVLAQVDAMLKLPVEQSPFWTGITRMPDSIAADERKRITATFRAAVEGKVYPAYRSWATYLRDTYLPDAPEAPGLWAMKGGDALYAWDLARHTTTTRSADDIHQLGLSEVARIRAEMEAVRAKVGFDGDLKAFFEHVRTDPRYYCKTPEELLGRFKAIEERIWPAIPRLFHARPKAPFEVRPLPALGDQRGTGYYRVGPPDGVSPGILFFNMSMLGTRPIPTLETLTLHEGIPGHHFQLTLAAENADLPPLLRHGQATAYTEGWGLYAESLGSELGMFTDPMQLFGHLDMEMLRAVRLVVDTGIHAKRWGRQQAIDYMLASTSMAPRDVVVEIDRYIAYPGQACSYKIGELKFRELRTAAAKALGPRFDIRDYHHQVLSTGALPMDVLDAKIRSWITAGGGKA, translated from the coding sequence ATGCACAGTCCGTCTTTCCAACTCTCGCGCCGGACGCTGATCGGCGCGATGGCCGCCAGCACGCTGACGCCGCTGCCCGCTATGGCGCAGGGTTCGTCCGCGTCCCAGGCGTTGCGCGCGTTGCTCGAACGCAGCGAGGCCGCCGATGCCGCGCTCAACCCGCTGCGCGCCGCGCGCACGGGCAAGAGCGCAGGCGCGTTGTTCGTCGATCCGCTGGGCGATGATTACGCCAAGGCGTTGCGCGCCAACAAAGTGGTTGCGCTGGCCGATCTCAAGGCGATCGATCGCACCGGCCTGCCCGCAGCCGATCGCATCGCATATGACGTGTTCGACTATCAGACCCGGCAGACGCTGACCCTGTTCGACAGCGGACTGTTCGAGGTCCAGCGCATGGCGCCGCTCAACCCCTCGTTCGGGCTGCACATCGAGTTCCCCGATTTCCTCTCGAGCGGGGCCGCGCCCTTTGCGACACCTGCGGATTACGACGCGGCGCTGGTGAGGATCGATGGCTTTGTCGGGTACATGGACAGCACGATCGCCCGGCTGAAGCAGGGCCGCGCCCAGGGCTATCTGCAGCCCAAGGTGATCGTCGCCAACGTGCTGGCGCAGGTCGATGCGATGCTGAAGCTGCCGGTGGAGCAGAGCCCGTTCTGGACGGGCATTACCCGCATGCCCGACAGCATTGCAGCCGACGAGCGCAAGCGGATCACCGCGACGTTCCGCGCGGCGGTGGAAGGCAAGGTCTACCCCGCCTATCGCAGCTGGGCGACCTATCTGCGCGACACCTATCTGCCCGATGCGCCCGAAGCGCCGGGGCTGTGGGCGATGAAGGGCGGCGATGCGCTTTATGCCTGGGATCTGGCGCGGCATACCACGACCACGCGCTCGGCCGACGACATCCACCAGCTCGGCCTTTCCGAAGTCGCGCGCATCCGTGCGGAGATGGAGGCGGTGCGCGCCAAGGTCGGCTTCGACGGCGACCTCAAGGCATTCTTCGAGCATGTCCGCACCGACCCGCGCTATTACTGCAAGACGCCGGAAGAGCTGCTCGGCCGGTTCAAGGCGATCGAGGAGCGGATCTGGCCGGCGATCCCGCGGCTGTTCCACGCAAGGCCCAAGGCGCCGTTCGAGGTCCGCCCGCTGCCCGCACTGGGCGACCAGCGCGGCACCGGCTATTACCGCGTCGGCCCGCCCGATGGCGTGTCGCCAGGAATCCTGTTCTTCAACATGTCGATGCTGGGCACCCGGCCGATCCCGACGCTCGAGACGCTGACGTTGCACGAGGGCATTCCGGGCCACCATTTCCAGCTGACGCTCGCGGCCGAGAATGCCGACCTGCCGCCGCTGCTGCGCCACGGCCAGGCGACCGCCTATACCGAAGGCTGGGGGCTGTATGCCGAATCGCTGGGGTCGGAGCTCGGCATGTTCACCGATCCGATGCAGCTGTTCGGACATCTGGACATGGAAATGCTGCGCGCGGTGCGGCTGGTGGTCGATACCGGCATCCATGCCAAGCGCTGGGGTCGGCAGCAGGCGATCGATTATATGCTCGCCAGCACCTCGATGGCACCGCGCGACGTGGTGGTCGAGATCGACCGCTATATCGCCTATCCCGGCCAGGCTTGTTCGTACAAGATCGGCGAGCTGAAATTCCGCGAACTGCGCACTGCCGCCGCCAAGGCGCTGGGCCCGCGCTTCGATATCCGCGACTATCACCATCAGGTTCTCTCCACCGGCGCGCTGCCGATGGACGTGCTCGACGCGAAGATCCGCAGCTGGATCACCGCGGGCGGCGGAAAGGCCTGA